One Anastrepha obliqua isolate idAnaObli1 chromosome 6, idAnaObli1_1.0, whole genome shotgun sequence DNA window includes the following coding sequences:
- the LOC129249876 gene encoding probable fatty acid-binding protein — protein sequence MAVWEGKKYKLEKSENFDEYMKELGVGMVLRKMGSSISPTVELKKDGDNYSFTTTSTFKTTTVNFKLGEEFDEETLDGRKVKSVFTLDGNKLVQEQKGDKPSTIIREFTNSELVTTLTLNDVKSVRVYKAV from the coding sequence ATGGCTgtctgggaaggaaagaaatacaaattagaAAAGAGTGAAAACTTCGACGAATACATGAAGGAATTGGGTGTCGGTATGGTTCTACGCAAAATGGGTAGCAGTATCAGCCCCACCGTTGAACTGAAGAAGGATGGTGATAATTACTCTTTCACCACTACCTCAACCTTCAAGACAACCACGGTCAACTTCAAGCTGGGCGAGGAATTCGATGAAGAGACACTTGATGGTCGCAAAGTGAAGAGCGTCTTCACTCTGGATGGCAacaaattggtgcaagaacAGAAGGGTGACAAACCATCGACCATTATTCGTGAATTCACTAACTCCGAACTAGTGACTACTCTCACCCTCAACGACGTGAAGTCCGTCAGAGTCTACAAGGCTGTATAA